The following are from one region of the Tachysurus fulvidraco isolate hzauxx_2018 chromosome 15, HZAU_PFXX_2.0, whole genome shotgun sequence genome:
- the arl6ip1 gene encoding ADP-ribosylation factor-like protein 6-interacting protein 1 translates to MAEGDNKSANLLAQETSQLEEQLQGWGEVILAGDQFLRWEKAWFPAALVGSTTVLFLLVYYLDPSVLTGLSGTVMVLCLADYLVPTLAPRIFGSNKWTTEQQQRFHQICGNLVKTQRRVLGWWKRLFALKEEKPKMYFLSVISTLVAVAWIGQQVHNLFLTYLIVNFLLLLPGLNQHGIISKYAGMVKREVNKLLKQKEKKNE, encoded by the exons ATGGCTGAGGGCGATAATAAAAGTGCTAATTTACTG GCTCAGGAGACATCTCAGCTGGAGGAGCAGCTGCAGGGATGGGGCGAGGTCATCTTAGCCGGGGATCAGTTCCTGCGCTGGGAGAAGGCCTGGTTCCCCGCTGCACTGGTGGGCAGCACCACTGTTCTCTTCCT ACTTGTCTACTACCTGGACCCGTCTGTGCTGACCGGACTGTCCGGCACCGTCATGGTTCTGTGTCTGGCTGATTATCTGGTGCCCACCCTCGCCCCCCGCATCTTCGGCTCCAACAAATG GACCACCGAGCAGCAGCAACGATTCCATCAGATCTGTGGGAACCTGGTGAAGACTCAGCGCCGTGTGCTGGGGTGGTGGAAACGTCTGTTTGCCCTCAAGGAAGAGAAGCCCAAGATG TACTTCCTGTCGGTGATCAGCACTCTGGTGGCCGTGGCCTGGATCGGACAGCAGGTCCATAACCTCTTCCTGACTTACCTGATCG TGAACTTCCTCCTGTtgctgcctggcctgaaccagCACGGCATCATCTCCAAGTACGCCGGCATGGTCAAGAGGGAGGTCAACAAACTGCTCAagcagaaggagaagaaaaacgAGTGA
- the LOC113663177 gene encoding uncharacterized protein LOC113663177 isoform X1, with the protein MNSERLAAGRRSAAAAGRLVMDVMQSEWEPLSHCELEQRLDQAVEEILEAELMSRLHGQSQDHEQSQSVLTHLPQQDEMIPHSPAASLLCHAEGQAASLNHQHVTDIEENPTVQYLTSLLQKLKWRDSQRCLKGRSRLSLSHTVLLSLTLLSTRLSYRSVSATFRLEKGNIHRIFFSFCHRVNTLQNQIIRWPVGQEASALLLPFSSCLGCDEKLQLPKVLGVLGHTRIPFRLPASKQDSESDASHAKRLWKGFHPDSWLNLELVCDTEGHFIHCSVSRGSQRNRGEALRGILAQNPELLPPGTCLLAGAGYPLTQHILTPYRPAQNPQENLYNAALETHLRRLEQAVAGLKERFVRLRYLDMGKCERAGVTVLTCCILHTALLHAGYTTTGQGEHHTEVEEEEEEGIKEEDGVRLRETVTNLLYSVMESGTEEQLHTRDV; encoded by the exons ATGAACTCCGAACGCCTC GCGGCAGGGAGACGGTCGGCGGCTGCCGCGGGGCGGCTGGTGATGGACGTGATGCAGTCGGAGTGGGAGcctctgtctcactgtgagCTGGAGCAGCGTCTGGACCAAGCTGTGGAGGAAATCCTGGAGGCAGAGCTGATGTCAAGGCTGCATGGGCAGAGCCAGGACCATGAGCAGAGCCAGAGTGTGCTTACACATCTCCCTCAGCAGGATGAGATGATCCCACACAGTCCAGCAGCCTCGCTCCTCTGTCACGCAGAAGGACAAGCTGCTTCACTAAACCACCAGCACGTCACTGACATAGAGGAGAACCCCACAGTCCAG tacctcACATCTCTTCTCCAGAAGCTGAAGTGGCGTGACAGTCAGAGGTGTCTGAAGGGAAGATCTCGCTTGTCCTTGTCCCACACGGTGCTCCTGTCACTCACTCTGCTCTCCACTCGTCTCAGCTACCGCTCCGTGTCCGCCACCTTCCGGCTGGAAAAAGGGAACATACACCgcatcttcttctccttctgccACAGAGTCAACACGTTGCAGAATCAGATCATCCGCTGGCCTGTCG GTCAGGAGGCATCTGCTCTCCTGCTCCCCTTCTCCAGCTGCCTGGGCTGTGATGAGAAGCTCCAGCTGCCTAAAGTGCTGGGAGTGTTGGGCCACACCCGCATCCCATTCCGCCTTCCTGCCAGCAAGCAGGACTCTGAGAGCGACGCTTCGCATGCCAAGAGGCTCTGGAAGGGTTTTCACCCGGACTCGTGGTTAAACCTGGAGCTGGTGTGTGACACCGAGGGTCATTTTATCCACTGCAGTGTCAGCCGAGGTTCTCAAAGGAACCGAGGTGAAGCTCTGAGAGGGATATTAGCACAGAATCCAGAGCTCCTGCCTCCAGGAACCTGCCTGCTAGCCGGAGCTGGATATCCCCTCACGCAGCACATCCTCACCCCGTATCGTCCCGCACAGAACCCTCAGGAGAACCTGTACAACGCAGCACTGGAGACGCACCTACGGAGGCTGGAGCAGGCTGTGGCAGGACTGAAGGAGCGTTTCGTAAGACTGCGCTATCTGGACATGGGGAAGTGTGAGAGGGCCGGAGTCACGGTGCTGACCTGCTGCATACTGCACACGGCACTGCTGCATGCCGGCTACACCACCACAGGGCAGGGGGAGCACCACActgaggtggaggaggaggaggaggagggcaTAAAGGAGGAAGATGGAGTCAGGCTACGAGAAACTGTCACTAATCTACTGTACAGTGTGATGGAGTCGGGGACAGAGGAACAGCTCCATACTCGTGATGTTTAG
- the LOC113663177 gene encoding uncharacterized protein LOC113663177 isoform X2 yields MNSERLAAGRRSAAAAGRLVMDVMQSEWEPLSHCELEQRLDQAVEEILEAELMSRLHGQSQDHEQSQSVLTHLPQQDEMIPHSPAASLLCHAEGQAASLNHQHVTDIEENPTVQKLKWRDSQRCLKGRSRLSLSHTVLLSLTLLSTRLSYRSVSATFRLEKGNIHRIFFSFCHRVNTLQNQIIRWPVGQEASALLLPFSSCLGCDEKLQLPKVLGVLGHTRIPFRLPASKQDSESDASHAKRLWKGFHPDSWLNLELVCDTEGHFIHCSVSRGSQRNRGEALRGILAQNPELLPPGTCLLAGAGYPLTQHILTPYRPAQNPQENLYNAALETHLRRLEQAVAGLKERFVRLRYLDMGKCERAGVTVLTCCILHTALLHAGYTTTGQGEHHTEVEEEEEEGIKEEDGVRLRETVTNLLYSVMESGTEEQLHTRDV; encoded by the exons ATGAACTCCGAACGCCTC GCGGCAGGGAGACGGTCGGCGGCTGCCGCGGGGCGGCTGGTGATGGACGTGATGCAGTCGGAGTGGGAGcctctgtctcactgtgagCTGGAGCAGCGTCTGGACCAAGCTGTGGAGGAAATCCTGGAGGCAGAGCTGATGTCAAGGCTGCATGGGCAGAGCCAGGACCATGAGCAGAGCCAGAGTGTGCTTACACATCTCCCTCAGCAGGATGAGATGATCCCACACAGTCCAGCAGCCTCGCTCCTCTGTCACGCAGAAGGACAAGCTGCTTCACTAAACCACCAGCACGTCACTGACATAGAGGAGAACCCCACAGTCCAG AAGCTGAAGTGGCGTGACAGTCAGAGGTGTCTGAAGGGAAGATCTCGCTTGTCCTTGTCCCACACGGTGCTCCTGTCACTCACTCTGCTCTCCACTCGTCTCAGCTACCGCTCCGTGTCCGCCACCTTCCGGCTGGAAAAAGGGAACATACACCgcatcttcttctccttctgccACAGAGTCAACACGTTGCAGAATCAGATCATCCGCTGGCCTGTCG GTCAGGAGGCATCTGCTCTCCTGCTCCCCTTCTCCAGCTGCCTGGGCTGTGATGAGAAGCTCCAGCTGCCTAAAGTGCTGGGAGTGTTGGGCCACACCCGCATCCCATTCCGCCTTCCTGCCAGCAAGCAGGACTCTGAGAGCGACGCTTCGCATGCCAAGAGGCTCTGGAAGGGTTTTCACCCGGACTCGTGGTTAAACCTGGAGCTGGTGTGTGACACCGAGGGTCATTTTATCCACTGCAGTGTCAGCCGAGGTTCTCAAAGGAACCGAGGTGAAGCTCTGAGAGGGATATTAGCACAGAATCCAGAGCTCCTGCCTCCAGGAACCTGCCTGCTAGCCGGAGCTGGATATCCCCTCACGCAGCACATCCTCACCCCGTATCGTCCCGCACAGAACCCTCAGGAGAACCTGTACAACGCAGCACTGGAGACGCACCTACGGAGGCTGGAGCAGGCTGTGGCAGGACTGAAGGAGCGTTTCGTAAGACTGCGCTATCTGGACATGGGGAAGTGTGAGAGGGCCGGAGTCACGGTGCTGACCTGCTGCATACTGCACACGGCACTGCTGCATGCCGGCTACACCACCACAGGGCAGGGGGAGCACCACActgaggtggaggaggaggaggaggagggcaTAAAGGAGGAAGATGGAGTCAGGCTACGAGAAACTGTCACTAATCTACTGTACAGTGTGATGGAGTCGGGGACAGAGGAACAGCTCCATACTCGTGATGTTTAG
- the si:dkey-66i24.7 gene encoding uncharacterized protein si:dkey-66i24.7: protein MEVTESIVTNSTLLTADTEKSKTEFVWTLQATWHLVRVRLDMEAEFDQPVCKKKRLWEGVAEQVTARLRAEGYADVPVRAFECDLKWRNMLATYRKNAERAKRLGAHAVHWEFFGAMDQVLGRSYEEIETQRKAKLSNTKLGKAMASKHYTPILPTPTITTLPGPAPSRPPQDVLQLYLELQERKLNMWAQQKVLEERKIEAINNLARAISSLAQDAVTTPKDTFVSQSLASLSSQH, encoded by the exons ATGGAAGTGACCGAGTCTATAGTCACAAACAGCACACTTTTAACTGCGGACACCGAAAAGTCGAAAACAG AGTTTGTGTGGACGTTACAGGCCACATGGCACTTGGTCCGTGTTCGTCTGGACATGGAGGCGGAGTTCGATCAGCCCGTGTGTAAAAAGAAGAGACTGTGGGAGGGCGTGGCCGAGCAAGTGACGGCAAGGTTAAGGGCTGAGGGCTACGCAGACGTCCCTGTCCGAGCCTTCGAGTGCGACCTGAAGTGGAGGAACATGCTGGCGACGTACAGGAAGAACGCAGAACGCGCAAAGCGCCTCGGAGCTCACGCCGTGCACTGGGAGTTCTTCGGGGCCATGGACCAGGTTCTCGGCCGCAGCTACGAGGAGATCGAAACTCAGCGCAAAGCCAAGCTCAGTAACACCAAGCTGGGGAAAGCCATGGCGAGCAAACACTACACACCAATCCTGCCCACACCCACAATCACCACCCTGCCCGGCCCCGCCCCTTCCCGCCCTCCTCAGGACGTTCTGCAGCTGTACCTGGAGCTCCAGGAACGCAAGCTGAACATGTGGGCTCAGCAGAAAGTGCTGGAGGAGAGGAAGATCGAAGCTATCAACAACCTCGCTCGTGCCATCAGCAGCCTGGCACAGGACGCCGTGACCACGCCCAAAGACACTTTCGTCTCACAGTCACTCGCTTCTCTGTCCTCTCAGCATTAA
- the LOC113662590 gene encoding uncharacterized protein LOC113662590: MGNSHPGASRRSEEKISSRCGAAGASTMDTTPDQGQKCFKDILDLFLDLSDEEWKAVSRDTEKEVTRLDFASGCTDILETALSAVVLHLLKPLHKSFGIEAILAANNKLKSNLSKQSASHASAQRSPTEASDLICDLSQKIVTEIKGAMLEAIQSTASQRGSPPAGDPISQLDDLSIACTNEICEKILDLYLSEEHVRPEGEKTPETSLKSHQDVHGVMKDLEEVDPHRSSFWYNVKCLISELVSTTPQVVTPQAERPLSDEFMSKASQMVGEVLQKTEKKLATSMLPQTTVPASSETELNFLLDLVKSSVTSENIQESVAVEQLLQATNVADNIMLKKLFSNIFSGLTSAKTSGSSPASSLGTSVDLNQVAVDIINNVISGSAMEIGITDMENRVETWLGEAQLSDADARSSCYSKSSSDISLKLQSLSRLEDQKPVQQFTDAETRPSVQNSPYVSLHFFTVVRDRLKAFFTTFSEDAADDKRANEDLVSPNYIGGDVSVHALTKPPSPEEMIRQQAHVITDVISNLLLRNVSKARQIGRSSSDSVLKHTFHFPYKLVYTFVEQSIKTLLQNVVNTGWNGATKVQKICFVDKSTSCPSTPMLQDPQISAASSSSVHRAVVEENLKHLSIHEISFYPAATNLEVKNQLGFRFIVKMKKAVIRLPSHRRRRHRVPLPYVIRPISAASHRELKASKLICKKVRRTLGRIFKSRLTKN, from the exons ATGGGAAATTCACACCCAGGTGCTTCAAGG AGGAGTGAGGAGAAGATAAGTAGCAGATGTGGAGCTGCTGGAGCGTCCACTATGGACACAACACCTGACCAGGGACAGAAGTGTTTCAAGGACATTTTGGACCTCTTTCTTGATCTGAGTGATGA GGAATGGAAAGCCGTTAGCAGGGACACGGAGAAGGAG GTCACAAGGTTGGATTTTGCATCTGGGTGCACAGACATTTTGGAGACAGCCTTGTCTGCAGTCGTTCTGCATTTACTAAAACCTCTCCACAAAAGCTTCGGGATTGAAGCGATTCTCGCAGCAAACAACAAACTGAAGTCGAACTTGAGCAAGCAGTCTGCCTCACACGCCTCGGCTCAAAG ATCTCCTACAGAGGCGTCTGATCTCATCTGTGATCTCTCTCAGAAAATCGTCACAGAAATTAAAGGTGCGATGCTGGAGGCAATCCAGAGCACGGCATCACAGAGGGGttcaccacctgcaggagatcCAATCTCACAGCTAGATGATCTCAGCATTGCATGTACTAATGAAATCTGTGAAAAGATCTTGGACCTGTATCTCTCTGAAGAGCACGTGAGACCTGAAGGAGAGAAAACACCAGAAACATCTCTAAAGTCCCACCAGGACGTCCATGGGGTAATGAAGGACTTGGAAGAGGTCGACCCGCACAGGTCCTCTTTCTGGTATAATGTAAAATGCTTGATCTCTGAGTTAGTCTCCACCACACCTCAAGTGGTGACTCCTCAGGCTGAGAGACCTTTGAGTGATGAGTTTATGAGCAAAGCCTCACAAATGGTAGGTGAAgttcttcagaaaactgagaaAAAACTCGCCACCTCAATGTTACCCCAAACTACTGTCCCTGCATCCAGTGAGACAGAACTGAATTTCTTGCTGGATCTGGTCAAGAGCTCGGTCACCTCAGAGAACATTCAGGAATCTGTGGCTGTTGAACAGTTGCTTCAGGCCACTAATGTTGCAGACAATATTATGCTGAAAAAGTTATTTTCGAACATTTTTTCAGGTTTAACGAGTGCAAAAACCTCGGGATCCAGCCCAGCGTCATCGTTGGGCACGTCAGTTGATCTGAATCAAGTTGCTGTTGATATCATAAACAATGTGATCAGTGGATCAGCTATGGAGATCGGAATAACTGACATGGAAAACAGAGTGGAAACTTGGCTAGGTGAAGCTCAGTTGAGTGACGCTGACGCTCGCTCGTCTTGTTACTCAAAGAGCTCCTCAGACATTTCCTTGAAACTCCAAAGTCTTTCTAGACTTGAAGATCAAAAGCCTGTGCAGCAGTTTACAGATGCAGAGACGAGGCCTTCAGTCCAAAACAGTCCATATGTGTCTCTGCATTTTTTCACTGTAGTTCGAGATCGCCTGAAGGCTTTCTTTACAACCTTCTCTGAAGATGCTGCTGATGATAAAAGGGCAAATGAGGATCTTGTCAGTCCCAATTACATCGGCGGGGACGTCTCGGTTCACGCGCTAACAAAGCCTCCGTCTCCGGAGGAGATGATAAGGCAACAAGCACATGTAATAACAGATGTCATTTCAAATCTCCTCCTGAGGAACGTGTCTAAAGCAAGACAGATTGGGCGCAGTTCATCAGATTCTGTTCTGAAGCACACTTTCCACTTTCCTTATAAGCTCGTTTACACATTTGTTGAGCAGTCCATCAAGACTTTACTACAGAATGTGGTGAACACTGGGTGGAACGGGGCTACTAAAGTGCAGAAGATCTGCTTTGTGGACAAATCAACCAGTTGTCCATCTACTCCAATGCTCCAGGATCCTCAGATATCAGCAGCTTCATCAAGCTCGGTTCATCGTGCTGTTGTGGAGGAGAATCTGAAACATCTGAGCATCCATGAAATTTCCTTTTATCCAGCAGCTACGAATCTGGAGGTGAAAAATCAGCTTGGATTTCGCTTCATTGTGAAGATGAAAAAGGCTGTAATCAGACTTCCGTCG CATCGCAGGAGACGGCACAGAGTTCCTCTGCCATATGTTATACGGCCGATCTCTGCTG CTTCACACAGAGAATTAAAGGCCTCAAAGTTGATTTGCAAGAAAGTTCGCAGAACACTGGGCAGGATCTTCAAGTCGCGTCTGACCAAGaactaa
- the elob gene encoding elongin-B, with amino-acid sequence MCCDVCGALWERGRLAAGREMDVFLMIRRHKTTIFTDAKESTTVYELKRIVEGILKRVPEEQRLYKDDMLLEDSKTLGDYGFTNQTARPQAPATVGLAFRISDEVFEPLRVDTFSSPPELPDVMKPQDSGSTGNEQAVQ; translated from the exons atgtgttgtgatgtttgcggtgcattgtgggaaagaGGAAGACTAGCAGCCGGCAGAGAAATG GACGTGTTCCTGATGATCCGACGTCACAAGACGACCATCTTCACAGACGCCAAGGAGTCGACCACAGTGTATGAGCTGAAGCGCATCGTCGAGGGTATACTGAAGAGAGTGCCTGAGGAGCAGAGACTGTACAAG GATGACATGTTGTTAGAAGACAGTAAGACACTTGGAGATTACGGTTTCACAAACCAGACAGCGAGACCTCAGGCTCCTGCTACAGTGGGACTCGCCTTCCGCATCAGCG aCGAAGTGTTTGAACCTCTGCGTGTGGACACTTTCTCCAGTCCTCCAGAGCTGCCAGATGTGATGAAGCCCCAGGACTCGGGCAGCACGGGGAACGAGCAGGCTGTACAGTGA
- the LOC113663177 gene encoding uncharacterized protein LOC113663177 isoform X3 codes for MDVMQSEWEPLSHCELEQRLDQAVEEILEAELMSRLHGQSQDHEQSQSVLTHLPQQDEMIPHSPAASLLCHAEGQAASLNHQHVTDIEENPTVQYLTSLLQKLKWRDSQRCLKGRSRLSLSHTVLLSLTLLSTRLSYRSVSATFRLEKGNIHRIFFSFCHRVNTLQNQIIRWPVGQEASALLLPFSSCLGCDEKLQLPKVLGVLGHTRIPFRLPASKQDSESDASHAKRLWKGFHPDSWLNLELVCDTEGHFIHCSVSRGSQRNRGEALRGILAQNPELLPPGTCLLAGAGYPLTQHILTPYRPAQNPQENLYNAALETHLRRLEQAVAGLKERFVRLRYLDMGKCERAGVTVLTCCILHTALLHAGYTTTGQGEHHTEVEEEEEEGIKEEDGVRLRETVTNLLYSVMESGTEEQLHTRDV; via the exons ATGGACGTGATGCAGTCGGAGTGGGAGcctctgtctcactgtgagCTGGAGCAGCGTCTGGACCAAGCTGTGGAGGAAATCCTGGAGGCAGAGCTGATGTCAAGGCTGCATGGGCAGAGCCAGGACCATGAGCAGAGCCAGAGTGTGCTTACACATCTCCCTCAGCAGGATGAGATGATCCCACACAGTCCAGCAGCCTCGCTCCTCTGTCACGCAGAAGGACAAGCTGCTTCACTAAACCACCAGCACGTCACTGACATAGAGGAGAACCCCACAGTCCAG tacctcACATCTCTTCTCCAGAAGCTGAAGTGGCGTGACAGTCAGAGGTGTCTGAAGGGAAGATCTCGCTTGTCCTTGTCCCACACGGTGCTCCTGTCACTCACTCTGCTCTCCACTCGTCTCAGCTACCGCTCCGTGTCCGCCACCTTCCGGCTGGAAAAAGGGAACATACACCgcatcttcttctccttctgccACAGAGTCAACACGTTGCAGAATCAGATCATCCGCTGGCCTGTCG GTCAGGAGGCATCTGCTCTCCTGCTCCCCTTCTCCAGCTGCCTGGGCTGTGATGAGAAGCTCCAGCTGCCTAAAGTGCTGGGAGTGTTGGGCCACACCCGCATCCCATTCCGCCTTCCTGCCAGCAAGCAGGACTCTGAGAGCGACGCTTCGCATGCCAAGAGGCTCTGGAAGGGTTTTCACCCGGACTCGTGGTTAAACCTGGAGCTGGTGTGTGACACCGAGGGTCATTTTATCCACTGCAGTGTCAGCCGAGGTTCTCAAAGGAACCGAGGTGAAGCTCTGAGAGGGATATTAGCACAGAATCCAGAGCTCCTGCCTCCAGGAACCTGCCTGCTAGCCGGAGCTGGATATCCCCTCACGCAGCACATCCTCACCCCGTATCGTCCCGCACAGAACCCTCAGGAGAACCTGTACAACGCAGCACTGGAGACGCACCTACGGAGGCTGGAGCAGGCTGTGGCAGGACTGAAGGAGCGTTTCGTAAGACTGCGCTATCTGGACATGGGGAAGTGTGAGAGGGCCGGAGTCACGGTGCTGACCTGCTGCATACTGCACACGGCACTGCTGCATGCCGGCTACACCACCACAGGGCAGGGGGAGCACCACActgaggtggaggaggaggaggaggagggcaTAAAGGAGGAAGATGGAGTCAGGCTACGAGAAACTGTCACTAATCTACTGTACAGTGTGATGGAGTCGGGGACAGAGGAACAGCTCCATACTCGTGATGTTTAG
- the LOC113663198 gene encoding uncharacterized protein LOC113663198 — protein sequence MALMLKRSMVDCCHGNSTTRARERISRMPKGKLCKVRPMHQTTLCLGDQTPCYSTTHSQSFCGRRDDGQPLIFRLRDPGYPSQHHSSLHLRNISEGISSFSSTHSRDVHGLKDVTPPDVLRSLRTRNWTRNREGLAMKEVTTPPEDTAYSSLYRSDYCAAETSARCQQASGRPSDWHRHNILTGEESAPAGPPLEPKRKRVETEICPARRWDRDCTSLCLY from the exons ATGGCTTTAATGTTGAAACGTTCTATGGTtgactgttgccatggcaacagcacCACACGCGCACGGGAGCGAATCTCGAGGATGCCTAAAGG TAAGCTGTGTAAGGTACGGCCTATGCATCAGACCACGCTCTGTCTGGGAGATCAGACGCCCTGTTACTCCACCACACACTCCCAG AGTTTCTGCGGCAGGAGGGACGACGGACAGCCACTGATCTTCCGCCTGAGGGATCCGGGTTATCCCTCGCAGCATCACAGCAGTCTGCACCTCAGGAACATCTCTGAAGGCATCTCCTCGTTCTCCTCCACACACTCAAGAGACGTCCACGGCCTCAAAGACGTCACACCG CCTGATGTGCTAAGGAGTCTCAGAACCAGGAACTGGACTCGGAACCGTGAAGGTCTGGCCATGAAAGAAGTGACTACTCCTCCTGAAGACACAGCCTACAGCAGCTTGTATCGCTCAGATTACTGCGCTGCCGAGACGAGCGCTCGGTGCCAGCAGGCTTCGGGTCGACCCTCAGACTGGCACAGACACAACATCCTCAcag GAGAGGAAAGTGCACCAGCAGGTCCTCCTCTGGAGCCGAAGAGGAAGCGTGTAGAGACGGAGATCTGTCCTGCTCGGCGTTGGGACAGAGACTGCACCTCGCTGTGTCTGTACTGA